The following nucleotide sequence is from Silurus meridionalis isolate SWU-2019-XX chromosome 5, ASM1480568v1, whole genome shotgun sequence.
tttcttgaacaCCGAGTTTGTAATAAAAGTCATGTTTTCCCAGCGAAGAAAGTTGCTGCAGATTACTGCTGTACTTTTTACCAGCTGCTAGTAAgtagtttatttattactagagactcaaagcacttttgtacgtcgctctggataagagcgtctgctaaatgccgcaaatgtaaatgtaaatgctagtAGGCAGAAGAAACAGTGCTTACaataaacacagaaatgttGGTTCCCATGGTTTGCTGCTGTATGTATTGTGTTAGATGTTAGGTAGAGAACACGAGTGTGAACAATGTGAGAAAACCACATGTTCCATTCTATGTCTGTGCAATACCAAAACACAAACAGGAAAAACGGTGGGTTGTGCTTGATTAtactttctctctgtttgtctttctctctttcttttcttaatatCCGATTCTGGGCTACGCTCAGTACAGACCACCGatagaataaatacaaattcaaaCCAGACATCAAGTGCATTCGAATTCTAAATATGTTGAAGATGATTTCGTCTTGGATTGTAGTTTTGACCTTCAGcactgtgtgtaagtgtgatttTATGGAATCGTATATCTTACTTTACACCTCTATTGTAAATCTATGTTTATAATCTGCCTTTTCATTTGTATTCattatgtaataaatgtgtttttattttccagatACAGTAGAAGCTGGTAGACGATTATACAGGGATACTGCACAATTCCTCACAGAGACACCAGTTTATCAGCCCCATAAAGTGATTCTTGTGGATATCGGAGACTCGGCTACTTTGCAGTGTTGTATTTTCAAACAACAAACCGGCATAGTAGCCTGGtttaagcaaacaaacagtaaGAAAACTAAAATCATAGTCAAGTTCTTTAAAAATGATGGAGAAATACTAGACACACGCACTGGGTCACAGGTGTCCCGAATCCAAATAGAAAGCTCTTCAAACTGCTTTAATATGACCATTTTACACACGATTCAGTCTGATAAAGCCACATACTACTGTGTACTACTGACCACAACCAAACCTGTGTTTAGTAACCGGACTTACTTGAAAATAAAAGGTAGGATTCATTAACATCTTAAAACtgattacaaataataatgaagtGAAGCttgataaatatttatactataGGTGAGAAGGTTAC
It contains:
- the LOC124385742 gene encoding uncharacterized protein LOC124385742 isoform X3; this encodes MLKMISSWIVVLTFSTVYTVEAGRRLYRDTAQFLTETPVYQPHKVILVDIGDSATLQCCIFKQQTGIVAWFKQTNSKKTKIIVKFFKNDGEILDTRTGSQVSRIQIESSSNCFNMTILHTIQSDKATYYCVLLTTTKPVFSNRTYLKIKGEKVTTASETSKPPVSDSSLVCEPTPHGNIDTQKKTVLGLGTALGFCTFLFSCLIYCILKRWKLNTSMDNRPETMRVSEAETLNYAALKFTKRKADSLDECVYSEVKLKVTNK
- the LOC124385742 gene encoding uncharacterized protein LOC124385742 isoform X4, producing MLKMISSWIVVLTFSTVLEAGRRLYRDTAQFLTETPVYQPHKVILVDIGDSATLQCCIFKQQTGIVAWFKQTNSKKTKIIVKFFKNDGEILDTRTGSQVSRIQIESSSNCFNMTILHTIQSDKATYYCVLLTTTKPVFSNRTYLKIKGEKVTTASETSKPPVSDSSLVCEPTPHGNIDTQKKTVLGLGTALGFCTFLFSCLIYCILKRWKLNTSMDNRPETMRVSEAETLNYAALKFTKRKADSLDECVYSEVKLKVTNK